One Actinomadura viridis genomic region harbors:
- a CDS encoding HPr family phosphocarrier protein, which produces MTERNVKIESKVGLHARPAALFVQTAAKAPMDVTVAKRGGAPVNAKSILAVLGLDARHGEEVVIAAEGEGSDELLDSLEALLSRPEPESA; this is translated from the coding sequence GTGACCGAGCGTAACGTCAAGATCGAGTCCAAGGTGGGCCTGCACGCCCGGCCGGCCGCGCTGTTCGTGCAGACCGCGGCCAAGGCCCCGATGGACGTCACCGTGGCCAAGCGCGGGGGCGCTCCCGTCAACGCCAAGAGCATCCTGGCCGTGCTCGGGCTGGACGCCCGCCACGGCGAGGAGGTCGTCATCGCGGCCGAGGGCGAGGGCTCCGACGAGCTGCTCGACAGCCTGGAGGCGCTGCTGAGCAGGCCGGAGCCCGAAAGTGCCTGA